The DNA sequence TTTGAAATTGGGGTAAGGCTGTTTAAAACACAGGCTTCAAGTCTGGCCGTTTTTGTAACTTTTTTTCCGTGCAGAACGGCAAACCGCTTATCAAGTTCTTTATAACATCGGTAAAGGGTGGACAAAAAGTTTTCGATAAAAGGGATATAGTCATTTTTATTTTCATGCCAATAATATGAAGATTTTTTTAGAGAATCATAATAGTACGATTTATAATTATTTATCTGCTCCTCAAAAGAAACATATTTACCTACATCATATCCGTTTTTGTATAATAAAAGAAGAGATAATAACCTTGACATTCTTCCGTTTCCGTCTTTAAAAGGGTGAATGCATAAAAAATCGAGAATGACACATGGTATCAATAATAACTGATTAATACCGCTGTCATCCCGTGCAGAAAGATAAGCAAGCTCCAATTGTTCCATTGCCATAGGTGTTTCTTCAGCAGATATAGGCTGAAATCTGATTTTCCTGTTTCCGTCTGAATCTACTTCAATTATAGAATTATTATAAGTTTTAAACCAGCCGCCGTATTCATATCCTGCCGAAGACATTAAAATTTTATGAAGAGCCAAAATATCTTTAACCGTAAAATCAATATTTTCATAGGCTGAATGAATAGCAGCAAGGGCATCTCGATAACCTGCAATTTCAGCCTCATCATGATTAAGAGGAGCACTGTTTTGATTTACAATAGCATTTATTCTTTCATCGCTTGTAACAATACCTTCGATTGCATTTGAGCTTTTAATAGATTGAATTCTTGCAACTGCTTCAAGTTCCGTAAAAACTTTTAAATAATCTTGTTTTCTGTGTTTTGCCTCATTTTTAAGATCTGCAATCCCTGAAGAAATATTCAAAAGCCCTGCCGGAAGCAAAGCATTTTTTAAAAAAGAATAATCGAATTTTCTCATAAGCAGCCTTTCTACATAAAAATTATGCACTTTTATGCAGAAAGGTCAAGTCTTTCTGCATGAAAATCAAGAATTTTCATGCAGAAACTATGTGAAAGGCTTTATTTTAAGCCGCCTAAATTCAAATATTTTAGAACAGTGGCCAGCACAGCAGAGGTTCCCTTATAAAATAAACTTTCATCCATATCAAATTTATCTGAGTGATGAGGATAAATACTACCGTCTTTCTGTATTATAGGATTGGACAAGACAAAAAACGTACCCGGAGCTTTTTGCAAAAAGTAGGCCATATCTTCACCGGCCATTGTAGGCACCGAAATTTCGTGAATAGAATCTTCTCCCAAAATTTCTTTTGTACTTTCAATAAAAAACTCCGTAAAATCTTCATTATTTATCAAAACAGGATATCTAAAATCATAGACCGTTTTTGCTTCTGCCCTGTATGATTTTGAAATACCTGAAGCAATTTCTTCAATTCTTTTTGCTATAAAATTCCGTTCATTCTCATCTGTAACACGCACTGTTCCTTCAATAAAAACTTCATCGGGTATGATATTAAAAGCGGATCCGCCATGTATCTGCCCTACGGAAATTAAGGCGCGAGAAGTTGGGGGAAGCTCACGGCTTATAATCTTTTGCAGACCGGAAACTATTTCACAAGAGATAGGAACAGGATCTACCGAAAGATGCGGATAAGCCCCATGAGCGCCATACCCCTTTATGATAATCTTGAATTTATCGGCGGCGGCAAAAAAAGGCCCCTTACATGCACCGATCTTTCCTTTTTCAACGCCCGGATAAATATAACCTGCGTGAAGGCCTATGACGGCATCAACCTTTGGATTTTCCATACAGCCTTCTTCAATCATGGGGAGAGCTCCTCCCGGATACTCTTCTCCCGGTTGAAAAAGAATTTTCACACAGCCTTTAAATTCCGATGACAGTTCCTTGAGAACCATACAGGCTCCAAGAGCCATAGCCATGTGCCCGTCATGGCCGCAGGCATGCATACAGCCCTCATGTTTTGATGCAAAACTTAGACCCGTATTTTCTTTTATAGGCAAGGCATCCATATCGGCTCTAATTGCTATACATTTGCCCTTTTCTTTTCCCTCAATAAGTGCAACAATAGCATTCCCATCGACAAGTTTATGATATGGTATTTGCATAGCATCAAGCTGCCTACAAACATAGTCCACAGTTTTGGGAAGGGATAATTGCAATTCGGGAATCTGATGTAAGTCCCGCCTAATTTGAATAATCTTAGCTTCCTTTTGTTTAACCAAGTCAATTATATTATACATATTTAAATTAAACCTCCTTATGTAAATTGTATAATAAAGTATTGCACAGTTTTTTGCAAAAGTCAACACTAATTTTTTTGTTGATTGATTTTTTTAACCTTTTCCTTTATACTTAATGAACGGTAGATATTTTAATAGAGAGACTCCTGTAATTATATGCTTTTATTTTTAGAAAATTTTTTGATAGTTCTTTTTTCTTCTCTTTTTGTATTTCTTAAAACCGGATCGTTTATAGTTATTCCTTACTTTATGATATTTTTTTCTATGGGCCTTTGGAGCGGTATGATACACAGCAACATAAAGCCTTTTATTTTTATTATTTTTGTCATATTTATAGCAGCATTCAATAAAAATCTTGCATTTTTTTCTCCCGTTTTTATCGCTATGAATTTAGAAGCTGAAGAAAATCAAAAGAACTTGTCCATTATTTTTAAATTTCTTCCGTTACTATGTGTATTTTTTAATTTCGATCTTATTTTTTTTCTGTTTACTTTGATTATATTCTTCTATTCGGGTGTTAAGGAAAACTATTTACTTAAAACATTGGAAGTAACCGGCCTAAAAGACAAACTTGCCGAAAGCAAAATTAATTCGAAAAAAAGAGAAAGAATTTTAGAAAACGAGGTTTTAAAAAATGCTGAAGTTTTAATCCTCGCCGAACGAAACAGAATTTCAGGAAGTCTTCATAATTCCATAGGTCACACACTTAGTGCCGGTATTTTACAGGTGAATGCACTAAAATATATTTCAAATCAGAAAGAAGTAAAAGACAGCTTAAATATTTTACAAAATTCTTTAGAAAACGGTATGACCGAAATAAGAGAATGTCTTCATAATATGCATAATGATTCTTTTAATTTACAAACAGGTTTGGAAGAGCTTGTTGAAAACACAAAAAAACCTAAGATACAATTAACATATAAGATAGACTCTATACCTTATGAGCTAAAATACGATATTTTTTCAATAGTAAAAGAAAGTCTTTCAAACACCATCAAACACAGCGGAGCAAGTGAATTGAATTTAAGCGTACTGGAACACATCGGCTTTTACTCTCTTATAATAAAAGATAACGGGCGAGGTTTTTCAGGAAAAGAAATCAAAAATCTAAATTATGGAATAGGCTTAAAGGTTATAGCCGACCTTGTAGAAAAACATAGAGGTATAATTAAATTTTATTCCGAAAACGGATTTAAAACTCATATTATATTTCCAAAAATAAAGGATAAATACAATGAAGATAATAATAGTTGATGATGATTGTCTTGTAGTTTCCTCTTTAAAAACAATATTAACAGTCAACGGGTTCAATATTATTGCAACCGGCTCAAACGGAAGCGAAGCTATTGCCCTCTTTAATGAATACAAACCGGATATTCTTTTAATGGATATCAGAATGCAAAATATGACCGGAATAGAAGCAAGCGAAAAAATTCTATCCGAACATAGCGATGCAAAAATATTATTGCTTACAACCTTTAACGATGAAGAATATATTACAAAGGCAATTAACTTCGGATGTAAGGGTTATATATTAAAACAAAACATAGATTCTCTGGTACCTGCATTAAACGCAGTCGGCGCAGGGAGCATCGTATTCGATTCGGAAATAATATCAAAAATCCCTCAAACAAAACCGGCGCGCTCTCAATTTTCAGGCGACTTAAATGACAGGGAAACGGACATTTTGGAATTAGTTGCAGATGGGCTTAATAATAAAGAAATAGCAAACCGACTTAGTTTAAGTGAAGGAACTGTCCGCAATTATGTTTCTTCCATACTCGAAAAATTGGATTTAAGAGACAGGACACAATTAGTCGTATATTATTATACAAAATAGGAGAACCTTGATTGAAAAAAGAAAAAAATAATAGTCAGAAATTTTTAGCTTGGTATGCAAGAGTTATTCAAGAACAAAAAAAAGGGCTCTATGACTTTAATCAAAAAATATATATCACAATTGTAAGCTTTGTAAATAATGACCTTTTAACTACTGCGGCTGCGGGAGCATATAATTTTTTAATGTCAGCTCTCCCTGTTTTTATTTTAACATTAACTATTTTACTCCGTGTCTTAAAACAAAGTCCTCAGCAAATAAAAGAAGCAATCAGAGCTCTTTCAATTTTTCAAAACACGGTTAATCTTGACAGGTTTTTTCATTTTTTATTGAATGTGAATAGTTTCTCTTTTTTTGAGTTTATTGTTTTGATTTTTGTTTTATGGATGGCCAGACGTTTTTTTGCCACCATTCAGCATTCAATCAGAAAAGTATACCGTAAGAAAATAAAAATAACCCCTTTAAAGACCAGCCTGATAGTTATTCTAGGCGAAATAATTGTTGTTATCCTGCTTGTTTTTCTATTTATATTTTTAATAACGGGCTCTGCGGTATTTAGAAGCGATTTTGCTCAGCCTGTTTTTTCACCGAACTTATTTAGTCTTTTAAGAAATCTATTTAGATTTATTCCCGTTATTTTTATGCAGCTGTTTGTCTGTCTGATATATTATTGGATGCCGCCTATAAAGCCTTCTTTTAAAACGGCTTTTCTTTCATCTGCAGCCTGCACTCTATCTTATTATTTTGTAAAGATATTTTTTATTTTTTTTAGGTCTACGGTTAAATTTACATTTGTATACGGCCTTTTTACAAATGTAATACTTGTCCTAATTCAAGTCTGGTTTTTCTTTTTCTTTTTTGTGTTTTTTGCACAATTTATGTATGTTAATCAGTTTTTTAACAGCTTTATAATTTCACAACTTTACAGGCTCCCAAAAGAAGATGCTCCCGGTTTTTTTAATCAGCTTTTAAGGCATCTTTTTATTAGCCCGCCAAAAGAATATAGAAAACAAACTATAGAAATAAAAGCAGGAGAGACTATTTTTAATTATGAAGATGAATCAAGTGAGATTTACTACATAATAGAAGGAAGCGTAAGAGTCACAAGGTTAAACAAAATTTTGAATTTCGAAAAAGGCGACTTATTCGGAGAGCTTGCATGTCTTTTAAACGGAAAGAGGACGGGTACGGCTGTTGCAGTAACAGATTGTCTTTTAGCTGTTGTGCCGGAAAATATTTTTTTAGAAGCAATTTCAATCGACGGAAATGTTTCAAGGCAGGCCTTAAAAATTTTAGCCGAATCTTTAATAGGCCAAAATTAAAATTTAAAAACGCTTTAGAAAATTCTAAAGCGTTTTTTTAAGTATTTATTCGTGCGGAGGGTTTAATACCCCGACGCTCGCGTCGGGGTTGTTGATTAACTGTTCCTCATTTAAAATTATATTTAGTAACTATCGGCTTTCGGTTTTGAGTAATGTCATTAAAGTATTCATAAAGACTTATGCCTAAAAATGAGCCCATAATATTTACTATGTTCTTATATCCTTTTCCTTTTAAAGCACAAAGAGCATTGTAGCTTCTCTGGCTCGAGCGGCAATGTACATATACAGGCTTATCTTTCGGAATCTCATTCATTCTTTCTCGTAATTGGCTCAAAGGAATATTGAGGGCATTTACAAGATGGCCCGCTTCAAATTCCTTGGGCTCGCGAACGTCAACAATAAAAGCATTGTTTTCTACAAGCTCTCTTACCATTGTAACGGGAACCTGCTTATACACTCCGTTTAAAATATTTAAACCTACAAGAGCGGCATAATTTACAGCATCTTTTGCAGTGCCGAACATAGGGGAATAACAAAGCTCCAACTCTTTTAAGTCTTCCAAAGTTCCGCCCAACATAATAAACGAAGCTATAACATCTATACGCTTATCGACATTTCCTTTTCCTATTGCTTGAGCTCCTAAAATCTTGCCGGAAGGCTTGGCAAAAATCAGCTTAAAGAAAAGAGGATGTGCATCCGGCATAAGACCTACCTTATCTCCGGGAATAACATAGACAAAGTCGTAATTAATTCCCTGTGCCTGACACTCTCTTTCATTGAGACCCGTACATGCGGCATTATAATCAAAGCATTGGATAACTGAAGAACCGATGACTCCCGTATTTCTATGAGGAATGCCGTACATATCATCTGCAGCAGCCCTAGCCTGTCTTTGTGCAGGGCCTGCAAGAGTAAGCCTTGTCTTTTTGCTCGTTATAAAATGACTTACTTCAATAGCATCTCCTACTGCATAAATATCTTCTACATTGGTGCGGTAATTATGATCTACTAAAATAGCTCCCGTATCTCCAAGTTTTACGCCTGCACTTTGAGCTAAAGCAACTTCAGGACGGACACCCAATGACAGAACAACAGCTCCTGCATCAAGCTTTTTGCCGCTCTCAAGGATAATATGGCTGTCGCCTATCTCTTTTATACCGTCGCCCAAAACTAAGTTTACGCCCTTATCGTGCAACTCTTTATGAAGGATTTGGGCCATATCATAATCAAACGGAGCCATTACCTGAGGAAGTTTTTCTACAAGAGAAACATTTTTACCTGCAAGCTTAAAGTTTTCTGCAACCTCAATACCGATAAACCCCGCCCCTATAACAGCAATATCTTTTACATTTTGAGCTTTAACATAATCATCAAGCTTTTTAATGTCAACAACATTCCTTACGGTAAAAACATGAGGCTTATCATATCCCGTTATAGAACGCGGAACCACAGGTACAGCCCCCGGAGAAAGAGCTAATACATCATAAGATTCTTCAAATTCTGTTCCGGTATTTAAGTCTTTTACCTTAACGATTTTTTTTGATGAATCGACAGCCAAAACCTCATGAGAAGTCTTTGCAATAATATTATATTGCTTTTTAAACCGTTCGGGAGTCATCAAAACAAGATTCTCGCTTTCGGGAACAATCCGACTCAAGAAAAAGGGTAAGGCACAATTTGAAAAAGATACATTGGGACCTTTTTCAAACATAATAACTTCAGCATTTTCATCCAAGCGTCTAACTCTCGCGGCAACTGAAGCTCCGCCTGCTACGCCTCCTACAATTACAACTTTCTTTGCCATAAACTACTCCTTAAAATAAAATTTATTCTAAATTGATTTTTTCAAACATTTTTTTATAATAGAGAGATACAGGATCGTCCGGGAATATACTCAAAACCTTATCAAAATATTTAGCTGCAGATCCAACCCCCTCGTTCGATAAAGCTTTTAAAGCCTTTTCCATGTAGCCCTGAGAGCTGTACTTTAAATCACGAATAAAACCATCATCACAATCATAAACTTCATATAAGAATGTTTCCTTGTTCGATGAATTTTTAACCCTTTGTATAGGTCTAATATAATGCTCAGAAATATCATTAAGGGCCTCATAAATTCTATCGGAAATAATCATATAGGAAGAATATTTTTTTGTAGATTCCTGCAAAACTTCTGCAATGTGGTAAGAATTGGAAATAATAATACTATCCATTCGTGTCGAATTACCTATGATACCTAAAAGAATATCCCCCATATCAATTCCTATACCTATTTTTATAGGGGATGAGTTAGGAACTGCAATACTATTATCTCGGATAGCCTTTTGTATATCTATTCCGCATAAAAGAGCAGAATTCGCTCCATCAGGAAATAAAGCAAAAAAACCGTCCCCCAAGTATTTTGTTATTACACCATTATATTTCCGAACAATTGGAGCTACCAATGCAAAATACTCATTCAATAATTCAAAAACTTGATTGGGTGCAAGTTTTTCTGAAGTGTGAGTAAAGGAACGGATATCTATCGAAAGGATTGGCATTGTAAGTTCAACATTATCTCCCAGTTTAACATCCGTTATAGACTTTTTATTTAAAAGCTCTACAATTTGATCAGGCACAAACCTAATAAGAGATCGATTTATAAGCTTCATTTCTACACTTAGATCTTCTATTTTATTTATTGAACCCGAATAATCATCCAATACCATTATCGACAATATGATAACTGCAAAAACCGTCCCTATCTGAATAAAAAAATCTCCCGATATAATACCTAAAGCAATAAATAAGTCATAAACACCGAATAAAAACAATACGGATGTTGCAATAAATATCCATACGGAAAATTCTTTCTTTTTTTTCAAACCTATTATTGCAATACTGATAATATAACTTACACAAAACAAAGCAAAAACTTGGTAGTAACCCAATAAAAATGTTGAAACTTCAGGCGGAAGAACTATAGTGGAAATTGCATATAAAATTGATACGGATAATATAATGATATAAGGAATCTTATACCGTAATTTTAAGGCCTTTGTTAGAAAGACAGTAAAAAAAATAATCGGTAAAGGAACTGTAACATACCGCATAATAAAATTAGCAATCCATGGAATGTCCGGAAATAAAATCATAAAAATATGAGGATAAAAGAAAATTCCCCGAACGGCTAAAACCATGGACGTTAATGCAAACCAAATTACAAAGGAGTTTTTATGGAAAAAGGAAAGCATAAAGAAAAATAAAGCAACTGAAAAAGTTACGGCAAATATAGTACCATAGAAGATCAAATCTCCTCTAAACATTAGTCCTATTTGAGAGGCTTCACCCAAAATAATCGGAGAAAAAATATAACCTTTCTTGTTAAAAAAATTAGAAACATTAATAACTATAGTAGCTGTTCCGTCTTTTAAGGGTCTAAAAGCTATTTGAGATGATCTGGTTCCCGGATTTTCTGTCTCCCGATCTATACCGGGCTGCCCCTGACTTTCACGATCTATTCCATTTATTATAATACTGCAGCTGCTAAAAATATGGGGGACATGAATTGCATAAATGGTACCGGGATCTAAACCATATAATTCTAAACCGTAAGAACCGTAACCAAAAACATTCCCTAAATCCTTGCTTGCAAAATCACCTGGAACCTTAGCATAAGATTCTTCATGGCTATTTTTTAAAGAATAAAACTGATTAGGCGTATAATAAAAATCTCCGCTTAAAGAAAAAAGAGAGGACTTTGATAAGGTCTTCGCGGGAATAGACACCTTACCGTTTTTTACTTCCAAATCTATGATTTTTTGTTCATAAACAAGTTTAAACAAATTAGTTAGATATAAAAGAATAAACAAACAAAAAAAAGGAATAGACCCTAAAAACAACCTTTTCTTTTCTATCGTCATAATTTTTTTACCTCATATATTCTAACCGGTTCATCTTTTCCTCTAAATCTTACCAAGCCGTTATATTCAAATTTAACTTCATTTATGGGAAGATTAGTTACATTCTTTTTAACAACTTCGCTGATAAAAATATTTACTCTTTTTTTTAGAGCATAAAAATGAAGTCTGGAAGCAACATTAACAACATCGGATATAACGGTGCTGTCCATTCTTTCTTCTTCTCCAATCGTACCAAGCATAAGCCTTCCATAATGAATACCTACAGCAAGGTCTATTTTAGGCAATTTACTTATTTCTCTATCCATATTTTCAAGTTGAACTACGGATTTAATTTCAAGCATACACTTTATAACATCATCTGCCGAGCCGTGAAAAAGTACCATTAAGCCCTCAGTTAAATACTTATCGATAAATCCGTTATGAGCCTGAATAATAGGATTGATATTTGCTAAAGTATAATTATAAATTTTAAGAAGACCCAGTCTGTCTTTTTCTGTTTCTAAATCTGTATAAACACCTAAATGAATGAAAGCTATATACATGTCTTTTAAAATATTATCTCCTAACTTAATATCAACGTGTTTTTTTCGTAAAAAATTCATAAATTCGTTCGGAACAAATTTTGCAAGAGCTTCGTTTGTAGCTTCTATCTGCTTCGTAATTCCGATAACCCTATCAGAGCTGTCTCTAAAATTACGCAAAACAACAATGGCCATTGGAATCAATAAGACCAAAACACCTATATGTGATAGGAAAAAGCCCTGTATAATCCTATTTGCAATTAAAACATCTCTTACACCTAAAATTAAAAAGATTGAAAACCCCGTCAAAAAAAGGATTGCCGATGCATCTTTCCGTGAAGCGGCTTTCATAACAATTATTACATTATATGCTGCAAACAATAAAACATAGATTTGCGCAGGCTGAAGCAGCGCAGCCGAAATTCTGATAGGAGCAAAAATATTTATGATAATGTACAATATTCCGGGAACAAGCATAATAAACCAAT is a window from the Treponema denticola genome containing:
- a CDS encoding M20 metallopeptidase family protein gives rise to the protein MYNIIDLVKQKEAKIIQIRRDLHQIPELQLSLPKTVDYVCRQLDAMQIPYHKLVDGNAIVALIEGKEKGKCIAIRADMDALPIKENTGLSFASKHEGCMHACGHDGHMAMALGACMVLKELSSEFKGCVKILFQPGEEYPGGALPMIEEGCMENPKVDAVIGLHAGYIYPGVEKGKIGACKGPFFAAADKFKIIIKGYGAHGAYPHLSVDPVPISCEIVSGLQKIISRELPPTSRALISVGQIHGGSAFNIIPDEVFIEGTVRVTDENERNFIAKRIEEIASGISKSYRAEAKTVYDFRYPVLINNEDFTEFFIESTKEILGEDSIHEISVPTMAGEDMAYFLQKAPGTFFVLSNPIIQKDGSIYPHHSDKFDMDESLFYKGTSAVLATVLKYLNLGGLK
- a CDS encoding Fic family protein, with product MRKFDYSFLKNALLPAGLLNISSGIADLKNEAKHRKQDYLKVFTELEAVARIQSIKSSNAIEGIVTSDERINAIVNQNSAPLNHDEAEIAGYRDALAAIHSAYENIDFTVKDILALHKILMSSAGYEYGGWFKTYNNSIIEVDSDGNRKIRFQPISAEETPMAMEQLELAYLSARDDSGINQLLLIPCVILDFLCIHPFKDGNGRMSRLLSLLLLYKNGYDVGKYVSFEEQINNYKSYYYDSLKKSSYYWHENKNDYIPFIENFLSTLYRCYKELDKRFAVLHGKKVTKTARLEACVLNSLTPISKSEICKIHPDISPTTVEAVLGTMLRDGLIKIIGSGRSSKYIRNKSVL
- a CDS encoding adenylate/guanylate cyclase domain-containing protein; protein product: MKKFTLIFICSLFLASCIKPAEPRLDAVVKGVFDAENISVGDIQVLEGEWIFIPNKFVSPLEDFTKYTRYENINTSWHKYGDGLSIYGYGTYALRIKNLSTSGVYAIKTATVSSAFTAYLEGKEVYRSGVVGNSRKFEVFNWDAPFIILPTFGKEKVTLVFHVSNFSDNKAGFLKPIEFGFYSDLLNAKNASVLTLTILAGILLLVAAFFISLFIFYSKEKQSLYFGLLAANFSLRICCYDEFLLATIIPGISGEALFRIGYMTLSLGIIFAALFINNLFSKIKSRYWFIMLVPGILYIIINIFAPIRISAALLQPAQIYVLLFAAYNVIIVMKAASRKDASAILFLTGFSIFLILGVRDVLIANRIIQGFFLSHIGVLVLLIPMAIVVLRNFRDSSDRVIGITKQIEATNEALAKFVPNEFMNFLRKKHVDIKLGDNILKDMYIAFIHLGVYTDLETEKDRLGLLKIYNYTLANINPIIQAHNGFIDKYLTEGLMVLFHGSADDVIKCMLEIKSVVQLENMDREISKLPKIDLAVGIHYGRLMLGTIGEEERMDSTVISDVVNVASRLHFYALKKRVNIFISEVVKKNVTNLPINEVKFEYNGLVRFRGKDEPVRIYEVKKL
- a CDS encoding response regulator transcription factor translates to MKIIIVDDDCLVVSSLKTILTVNGFNIIATGSNGSEAIALFNEYKPDILLMDIRMQNMTGIEASEKILSEHSDAKILLLTTFNDEEYITKAINFGCKGYILKQNIDSLVPALNAVGAGSIVFDSEIISKIPQTKPARSQFSGDLNDRETDILELVADGLNNKEIANRLSLSEGTVRNYVSSILEKLDLRDRTQLVVYYYTK
- a CDS encoding sensor histidine kinase, whose amino-acid sequence is MLLFLENFLIVLFSSLFVFLKTGSFIVIPYFMIFFSMGLWSGMIHSNIKPFIFIIFVIFIAAFNKNLAFFSPVFIAMNLEAEENQKNLSIIFKFLPLLCVFFNFDLIFFLFTLIIFFYSGVKENYLLKTLEVTGLKDKLAESKINSKKRERILENEVLKNAEVLILAERNRISGSLHNSIGHTLSAGILQVNALKYISNQKEVKDSLNILQNSLENGMTEIRECLHNMHNDSFNLQTGLEELVENTKKPKIQLTYKIDSIPYELKYDIFSIVKESLSNTIKHSGASELNLSVLEHIGFYSLIIKDNGRGFSGKEIKNLNYGIGLKVIADLVEKHRGIIKFYSENGFKTHIIFPKIKDKYNEDNNS
- a CDS encoding FAD-dependent oxidoreductase — protein: MAKKVVIVGGVAGGASVAARVRRLDENAEVIMFEKGPNVSFSNCALPFFLSRIVPESENLVLMTPERFKKQYNIIAKTSHEVLAVDSSKKIVKVKDLNTGTEFEESYDVLALSPGAVPVVPRSITGYDKPHVFTVRNVVDIKKLDDYVKAQNVKDIAVIGAGFIGIEVAENFKLAGKNVSLVEKLPQVMAPFDYDMAQILHKELHDKGVNLVLGDGIKEIGDSHIILESGKKLDAGAVVLSLGVRPEVALAQSAGVKLGDTGAILVDHNYRTNVEDIYAVGDAIEVSHFITSKKTRLTLAGPAQRQARAAADDMYGIPHRNTGVIGSSVIQCFDYNAACTGLNERECQAQGINYDFVYVIPGDKVGLMPDAHPLFFKLIFAKPSGKILGAQAIGKGNVDKRIDVIASFIMLGGTLEDLKELELCYSPMFGTAKDAVNYAALVGLNILNGVYKQVPVTMVRELVENNAFIVDVREPKEFEAGHLVNALNIPLSQLRERMNEIPKDKPVYVHCRSSQRSYNALCALKGKGYKNIVNIMGSFLGISLYEYFNDITQNRKPIVTKYNFK
- a CDS encoding YhjD/YihY/BrkB family envelope integrity protein — protein: MKKEKNNSQKFLAWYARVIQEQKKGLYDFNQKIYITIVSFVNNDLLTTAAAGAYNFLMSALPVFILTLTILLRVLKQSPQQIKEAIRALSIFQNTVNLDRFFHFLLNVNSFSFFEFIVLIFVLWMARRFFATIQHSIRKVYRKKIKITPLKTSLIVILGEIIVVILLVFLFIFLITGSAVFRSDFAQPVFSPNLFSLLRNLFRFIPVIFMQLFVCLIYYWMPPIKPSFKTAFLSSAACTLSYYFVKIFFIFFRSTVKFTFVYGLFTNVILVLIQVWFFFFFFVFFAQFMYVNQFFNSFIISQLYRLPKEDAPGFFNQLLRHLFISPPKEYRKQTIEIKAGETIFNYEDESSEIYYIIEGSVRVTRLNKILNFEKGDLFGELACLLNGKRTGTAVAVTDCLLAVVPENIFLEAISIDGNVSRQALKILAESLIGQN
- a CDS encoding adenylate/guanylate cyclase domain-containing protein, translated to MTIEKKRLFLGSIPFFCLFILLYLTNLFKLVYEQKIIDLEVKNGKVSIPAKTLSKSSLFSLSGDFYYTPNQFYSLKNSHEESYAKVPGDFASKDLGNVFGYGSYGLELYGLDPGTIYAIHVPHIFSSCSIIINGIDRESQGQPGIDRETENPGTRSSQIAFRPLKDGTATIVINVSNFFNKKGYIFSPIILGEASQIGLMFRGDLIFYGTIFAVTFSVALFFFMLSFFHKNSFVIWFALTSMVLAVRGIFFYPHIFMILFPDIPWIANFIMRYVTVPLPIIFFTVFLTKALKLRYKIPYIIILSVSILYAISTIVLPPEVSTFLLGYYQVFALFCVSYIISIAIIGLKKKKEFSVWIFIATSVLFLFGVYDLFIALGIISGDFFIQIGTVFAVIILSIMVLDDYSGSINKIEDLSVEMKLINRSLIRFVPDQIVELLNKKSITDVKLGDNVELTMPILSIDIRSFTHTSEKLAPNQVFELLNEYFALVAPIVRKYNGVITKYLGDGFFALFPDGANSALLCGIDIQKAIRDNSIAVPNSSPIKIGIGIDMGDILLGIIGNSTRMDSIIISNSYHIAEVLQESTKKYSSYMIISDRIYEALNDISEHYIRPIQRVKNSSNKETFLYEVYDCDDGFIRDLKYSSQGYMEKALKALSNEGVGSAAKYFDKVLSIFPDDPVSLYYKKMFEKINLE